In bacterium 336/3, the following proteins share a genomic window:
- a CDS encoding amidohydrolase yields MKKVSILFLMFGAYFASAQNPTPAPKQTRPVVIRNATIHVGNGTVVEKGTIVFEQGKITLVDKNIASDLKDAQTIDATGKHVYPGLILPSTTVGLTEVDAVRATRDYYEVGTYNPHVRSLIAFNTDAEMLPTIRYNGVLLVQSTPRGGIISGSSSIMELDGWNWEDAVHKADDGIHMNWIPLYSFNWREQMMEKNNERPKRIAELEQFFTEAIAYSQTTNPSSVNLRYEAMKGVFEGSKNLYIHADEAKDIIESVQFAQKKGVKKIVIVGGSESFRVADFLKNNNIPVLLNRVHSLPNRADDDIDIAYKLPAVLQKAGVLVGLNYEGDMESMGSRNLAFTAGTAATYGLDKEEALKMITSNTAKILGIDATVGSLEKGKDATLIISSGDILDMRGNQVEMAFIKGKQIELTSKQTELYQRYKKKYGK; encoded by the coding sequence ATGAAAAAAGTATCTATATTGTTTTTAATGTTTGGAGCTTATTTTGCTTCTGCCCAAAATCCTACACCAGCCCCCAAACAAACACGTCCAGTTGTTATCAGAAACGCAACTATCCATGTTGGTAATGGCACTGTTGTGGAAAAAGGGACAATAGTGTTTGAGCAAGGTAAAATAACACTTGTAGATAAAAATATTGCATCAGATTTAAAAGATGCCCAAACTATTGATGCTACAGGTAAACATGTGTACCCAGGGCTTATTTTGCCATCTACAACAGTCGGCTTGACAGAAGTAGATGCTGTAAGAGCTACACGAGACTATTATGAGGTAGGAACCTATAACCCCCATGTACGCTCTCTGATAGCATTTAACACAGATGCGGAAATGCTTCCTACTATTCGTTATAATGGTGTACTTTTAGTGCAATCAACACCAAGAGGAGGAATTATTTCTGGTTCATCTTCAATCATGGAGTTGGATGGTTGGAATTGGGAAGATGCAGTTCATAAAGCTGATGATGGTATTCATATGAACTGGATTCCTTTGTATAGCTTCAACTGGAGAGAACAAATGATGGAGAAAAATAATGAACGCCCTAAGCGTATTGCAGAACTTGAACAATTTTTTACAGAAGCTATCGCATACAGTCAAACCACAAATCCTTCTTCAGTAAATCTTCGTTATGAAGCTATGAAGGGTGTTTTTGAGGGTTCAAAAAATCTCTATATCCATGCTGATGAAGCCAAAGATATTATAGAAAGCGTACAGTTTGCACAAAAAAAAGGTGTAAAGAAAATTGTAATAGTAGGTGGTTCGGAATCATTTAGAGTAGCAGATTTTCTAAAAAACAACAATATTCCTGTACTTTTAAATAGAGTACACAGCCTACCCAATAGAGCAGATGATGATATAGATATTGCTTATAAACTACCAGCAGTTCTGCAAAAAGCAGGTGTATTGGTTGGTTTAAACTATGAAGGAGATATGGAATCGATGGGTTCTAGAAATCTTGCATTTACAGCGGGTACTGCTGCTACCTACGGTTTGGATAAAGAGGAAGCTCTGAAAATGATTACATCTAACACAGCTAAAATATTAGGTATTGATGCAACAGTAGGTTCTTTAGAAAAAGGAAAAGATGCAACACTTATTATTAGTAGTGGTGATATTTTAGATATGAGAGGAAACCAAGTGGAAATGGCATTCATCAAAGGAAAGCAAATAGAGCTAACTAGCAAACAAACAGAACTTTATCAGAGATATAAAAAGAAGTATGGCAAATAA
- a CDS encoding 3-oxoacyl-ACP synthase, which produces MKFKDKIVLVTGSARGIGKAILTKFVEEGAIGIIWDVQTELAQKTAQELTEKGGKVFVVENVDVRNLESVEKATKQVLEKYNRIDILVNNAGILRDASLKKMTAENWQAVLDVNLTGVFNCAKVVSQVMTEQQYGKIVNISSIVGITGNFGQSNYVAAKAAIVGLTKTWAKELGRYNINVNAVAPGAIDTEMFASVPEDHRKAFIQKIPMGRIGTPEDIANLCAFLASEESSFITGQTIIADGGGTLG; this is translated from the coding sequence ATGAAATTTAAAGATAAAATTGTACTTGTAACGGGTTCAGCTCGTGGCATTGGAAAGGCTATTTTAACAAAATTTGTGGAAGAAGGAGCTATTGGAATTATTTGGGATGTTCAGACAGAGTTGGCTCAAAAAACAGCACAAGAACTCACAGAAAAAGGTGGGAAAGTGTTTGTTGTGGAAAATGTGGACGTTCGTAATTTGGAATCTGTGGAAAAAGCCACCAAACAAGTGCTTGAAAAATATAACAGAATAGATATTTTGGTTAATAATGCAGGTATTTTAAGAGATGCCAGCCTCAAAAAAATGACTGCTGAGAATTGGCAGGCTGTTTTGGATGTGAACCTCACAGGTGTTTTCAATTGTGCTAAAGTGGTAAGTCAGGTTATGACAGAACAACAATATGGGAAAATTGTGAATATTTCTTCAATTGTAGGCATTACAGGTAATTTTGGACAAAGCAATTATGTAGCTGCCAAAGCTGCAATTGTTGGACTTACCAAGACATGGGCAAAAGAGCTTGGCAGATATAATATTAATGTAAATGCCGTAGCCCCAGGGGCTATTGATACAGAAATGTTTGCATCTGTTCCTGAAGACCACAGAAAAGCCTTTATTCAAAAAATACCCATGGGTAGAATTGGTACACCTGAAGATATTGCCAATTTGTGTGCATTCTTAGCCTCTGAAGAAAGTAGTTTTATCACAGGGCAAACAATTATTGCTGATGGTGGTGGGACGCTGGGTTAA